In Elaeis guineensis isolate ETL-2024a chromosome 1, EG11, whole genome shotgun sequence, a genomic segment contains:
- the LOC105033446 gene encoding small ribosomal subunit protein uS9, which produces MATESVQCFGRKKTAVAVTYCKRGRGLIKVNGSPIELVKPEILRYKAFEPILLLGRHRFAGVDMRIRVRGGGKTSQIYAIRQSIAKALVAFYQKYVDEQSKKEIKDILVRYDRTLLVADPRRCEPKKFGGRGARARFQKSYR; this is translated from the coding sequence ATGGCGACAGAATCGGTGCAGTGCTTTGGCCGCAAGAAGACGGCGGTGGCGGTAACGTACTGCAAGCGGGGGCGCGGCCTGATCAAGGTGAACGGGAGCCCGATCGAGCTGGTGAAGCCGGAGATCCTCCGATACAAGGCCTTCGAGCCCATCCTCCTTCTCGGCCGCCATCGCTTCGCCGGCGTCGACATGCGCATCCGCGTCCGCGGTGGCGGGAAGACCTCCCAGATCTATGCTATCCGCCAGAGCATCGCCAAGGCCCTCGTTGCCTTCTACCAGAAGTACGTCGACGAGCAGTCCAAGAAGGAGATCAAGGACATCCTCGTCAGGTACGACCGCACCCTCCTCGTTGCCGACCCCCGCCGTTGCGAGCCCAAGAAGTTTGGTGGCCGTGGCGCCCGCGCTCGCTTCCAGAAGTCCTACCGTTAG